The Anguilla rostrata isolate EN2019 chromosome 2, ASM1855537v3, whole genome shotgun sequence genome contains the following window.
CCCTGAACTTCTCCCACAAACCGAGCCATGCCACAGTGGCTTACTTGGTTTACATTTTGGCATAAACTTTcggtttttcagtttcacgaagcaaGTTCACAATTCAGCCAAAAGTTGCTGCCAGGGCAACAGAGTTTTAAATCCAAACAAGTGAAACCGCAGGTTTTAGCAGGTTAGCCAGATAACATGGACGTAGCTACACTGTGAAATCACACAGAACAACAGCATAAATTGACGCACCTTTATAAGAGATTCTTGTTGATAAACAAGAAATCATTGCAATACTGTATTTAGAAGGTAAGCTATTAGAGACCAACAAGAtcctttaaaggcatactatgtaTGATTTTGCGGCCCTTGTAGACTCTGTGATTGTGAACCCCACTCCTTTGTCctcaaccacacccacacagtgttgccaactatgttctatggaaagtagctaAGGCCTCCTCTATAAGTCGCTAGATGATGTCATACgttaatttgcatatgtatgacGTCACCACATAATCATTTGCATATATTAAAAAACGAGTAATGGTAAAGCATGCCCGCGCAGTACTAATTGTTGTTTAGTCGCTAGATAAAGCAGGCTTAGGGAAAGGGTTTGTGCAAGAATAGGTCAGTGCAGAATCTTGAGCAGATAATCGCTAAAGGTCAAAGTTGCTAATCTTGCGACTAAGTCGCTAAATTGGCAACACTGCACCCACACCTCCGTTGAGGATGCACCCTCAAGTGCTACAAGCAAAATGCCAGGCgaagaggtgaggtggtcagagatattgaTAATAGCATTTTCAGAGACCTCCAAAGAACCCCTTCCCAGCCGTGGTGTGCACCCCAGCTCTTTGAAGAATGTACAAGTTAGTTCCTGGAAGTCTAACTATTGTGAAATGTGTAGTCCAGCAAGCTGGCCCTCAAGATTAAGGACCTTGCTGTCAAGGTGCTCAATAAGCTAAAAACGGTGGCAGACGAACTCCTCCAGGAAATTGCTGTCCAGAAGTACGATCATCCTGCAACCTTAACACAGCTTTGGCCACATTTTAATCCCCTGACTATgtccctatctctctctatgtctAGATAAAGTTACTCCAAAGACGAAGACACTAAGACCAGGACTTAGAAATGCATTAGGTGGCTTTGAACAGCTAGTAGCAGAAACCGGAAGGGCAAAACAAGGCACATTTAACTAATGTTACGCAATGAATTAATGACATGAAAAAGAACAACCAGGTGCAAAATCAAGTGGATTATAATTATCTAACTTAGATTTTTATAAATGGCattaactgaataaaataaccTTGTACtaggttatattttatttagatcTTAGGACAACCTAAATTTATCTGAACTGGGTTATAAAAAACTTGTTAAGGTTAGCAACTTAACAACAGTGGCAAATTATCTAACAACAGTTAGGATTAGTCCTGAGAGTacgaaaaacacaaaacaaacaacagcaagGAGGTGGCAGAATTAGCTAACCAGTGCTTAACAGTAGAAAAGGTAGAAAGTTCCCTTTCTGTTCCCTAACGGAAACAAAGATTTTCACCTTAGGAGCAAAACCGTATTACCTTATAATATGGGTTATAAAAACTCAAATTAAATATCAATTACACACTTGATAATACATCCTCCAACAAATTTTTCCTAACTCTGACAAACTCCTTCTTCTACAATTTTGTGCCTGGAGTGTGTATCAGGCACAAGCAATCAAGCAAGAGCAAGATTGCACAAAAGTGCTTGTCAGTCACCATGGCATAACTGGATTTGTTCTCTACAAAATGCATAATAATTAATGAGACACTTCCAAGCTAGATGGTGTGATATTATCTGCTCTGCTAGTGGTTTACACAGTCAGGGCTTGACATACTGTGGCTGAATTTGGCCACATTATAATGCTATAACTAGGACCTTTTCGGTGGGTTACTACAGTTCTCTAATTTTAGAGTTCCCTATTCTAGAGAATTGATGAGGTAATATACTTTATTAGATGGGCAGCGTCTTCCTGCCCCTTCCCTCATGGAAGTCATAGTGCATCTGCCTCAGTACTTTTAGTCATTCCAAATGGCATTGTTGGTTACATCATGGCCTTAGCTTAGGGCTGTTACCACTGTGTATCATTGCACTGGCTCCATTTATCCTGCTGATACATCTGAGATAGTGAGAATAGTATGTTATTGACCCCTGGTTAACAGCATACTCCCCCAGGTCCTGGTAGAAGATGGTGGAGGACATCAGTGAATGAGGGTCCTTATCATCCACATCGAGGTTCCCCATTTCTGTGTTGGCCTTGCCGTTTGTACAGATGACCACCTACAGGAGAGAATCTTAACTTTCCCCACTGACTTGAATTTCCAACCACAGTCATCATAATCTATATACCGTTTATCTCATTCGTTTTTGTGAAAGAGCAAACAATATTCCCAGATTTCCAGCCGAAATAGATATATTTATTGAACATGGGAAAGGAACACCAGAAAACCAGATAAGAGATGTGGACCAGCACAAACTAACCTCTGACCCAGGTTCTCGAGAGGCCATGGTTATGGCAATGAGTGCTGCTGGACCAAGGGCTGTGGCTCCACTCTCTGTAAGCCTAAAGGTGACAGAACAGTAAAAATTCAAACATGAGTATAGCAGACATTGGTTGATCTTCCCAAAAAGTCACCTCCCGTTCTTCCTCTGACAATAATCTGAATTCAATCAAGATTTCTCATTAAATCAGCTGTTTCTAGGAAAACTTTTAATTTATCGCATTTTATCTCACTTACATCAAATCACTCTATAATTCAGATATTTGTGCCGCATTTGTGAGATTTTCTCCAAAGATCTTGTAGGCTTGCATCTCTTAAAGCCTTCCTGTCCTGCTTCAACCCCTGCATCTCTTATCTCAAGCACAGAACTATGGATTTTTATGTCAAGATGGAATAACTGTTTGATTATGTAGCATATGCTCATTACATTCATTGTttatatgttgtgtgtttaaatgCCTTCCTGGTTTGTGCAATTTTAACTTCCTTTGAATAATTGATTGGCAGGGGAAGAAATTTCTCAACACATTCAATCTTAACTGACAAACCAGCTATCACCAATACAGTAGAGTTGTACTCctattatcattaatatttcCATTAATGCAGTTCATTTGTTGGTACCTTTGTTAGTTGCTAGTTAATTGTTGTCCTTTTTCTGAGTTTGATCATGTTTCATGACTTGCTCTTGTTTTGTTGctctttgttatttgttttttacttttggaTGAGAGCACTTCCTCATAAATTTCTATCTTCTATCCTCataaatgttataaaatgtaaaaaaaaaaagtttgctcagTTCAAAATAAGCATGTTTGTCCATTTATTAGtggtctttctgtttctcttgtgGCTGTTGCTTTCTGTACCTTTGGATTTGTCTCTCCAGGTGCTCGCTGCTCTCTGAGAGAGGCAGTGGGCGGGGGAAGCTCAGTGCTGCCTCCTTCAGGTAATCACTGTCAATGAGCTCTGCCTCCTTGAAGACCCGGGTGGGCACCTCCCCAAGGCCATGCAGTGTCACctcaaagaaaaatacaaaaagagacaggaaaaagaaaaatgataatgTGGGTGAAAAGAACGAGAAAGCACCATCAAATGAGCAAACATACGGCTATAGACCGTATAGTACCAGGCCACAGTACAGTAGGCAGATACTAACAGAGAGTGACtttaaccacaaaaaaacaaagacatattGTACATAGTGTACAATAAGCAAATAGGACAAATGCTGTCATGTGGTACAGGCAGTACCTGGTTGTTGAAAGTGATAAGTCCCACTCTAGTCTGTGGCTTTCTTTCATTCAGACTGCAAATACACTGTACCATTGCCTGTTGTACACACTGGGGACATCAACATGGGTCATCATCACATCTTCATCATGACtattatcattttaaacaatTACATGACCATCAGAAGCATCATCATTTTCAACAATCACCTGTAATAAAAAATGCCTCCAGCTATGTCTAAACCAATCCTTTCTCTAAGAGAAATTGtgcttaatatattttatagttaCTTTTATAAGAAAACTATGGTATGTAAAAATATGTCAAGTTTTAAGCACCAGCATAATATGTCCAAGTATGGTTGTGTTATATTTGTTTAGGTTTTCTGGTGGAAGAAGGCCAGAAGAACAGCATTCCACCCATTCAATCCCAGAGACAACATAAGTTCTCTAAGCCTAGTAACCAGGATATGACATCACCTGAAGACGTGACTTGTAGGTTTTCTTCCCAGCTTCAGTCACCTGTGACAGAGAGTGGAGAGAAGGCTGAGTACAATAGACAGAGAATAAACCATAAAATTAGCAAGATTTGGTAATATTATTGATCTCAAACCTGGTCAATGCGTGATAATGCTCAATTAGAAATACTCACTAGTCCATTGTACACCATAAGGACTGGTGATTTATGACTGGCAATCAGtaatgtggatgtgtgtttaaaaaaaccaaaaatgatTGAAACTATCAAATTTTAGGTTAAAAGACTAGTCGTGCAAATCTAGAGCTGAACTTTCAAATTTTGATTTCAAGCATTAAGCATTATGTGGCAATAATTCACAGATGTAAGACCCTAGCAAAGGCACCCCACATAGATTGACACAGACCAGTGCATACTTGTGAGGTTATAGACATTGATCCTGAGATATCGATACAGAATATGAGCAGTGATTCAGCTGGCAATTTGGCAAGCTCATCAGGGTTCAAGAGGAAAAGACAGTCCTGGCACCCCATTGGAGGACAATTAGGTTCAGAGGAAGGGGGAGTCCCAGGCTCCCATGGCTGGCAGAAGTAACACTTGTTCACCTCGAGAGAAGAACACAgaagaggagtgtgtgtgaaaaataaatgaaactctGCATCAAAATGGTTCAGGTTTCAgaatatttgcaaaaatattttttgttggttAAATCTTGTTATTGCTAATAGGGACAAAATGAGATATAAAAGTTAGGAACACATATacttgtttgctttgttttccattgaCAGGccacaaaaaatgattttcctttgtaattattattataattattttctgtgacatttaatgTGTGCTAAATGCTATCTACCTCATTGTGTTTATTCTTCTAATAACCATGTTAATTGGTGCAAATTACCATGTTGTCATAATATGAATCCAGGGCGGATCCACATTGTGAGCAGGAGCTGGGCACACCCTGCATTGTTTGAACTGCAATtcgacaaataaaaacacaatcagCATCATACTGGATTTATATTATGTCAGACATCAGTCTAACAGATCATTTGAATGAGTCTGAACtactaattaaaattaatgtgGTACTATACAGAAGCATTGGGTGGAAGTGTCACactatgtgcatacacacacattatatatacaaatatcACAGTCATAATTTACCTACCATTTTCTTCAGTCACAAGAGTCCCCAAACTAACAAGAATTACATTTGGGTTGCCTGGCAATGGTTGGTTATCCAGGGATGCTGTATAATTCATTGACATCAATGAGAATTTGAATAAGGAATCATTTAATCACAGCTGGCATCACAAGAACACATGTTCACCTAAAAGCTGGAGTGCTGACTTAAACACCGTGACTGACACTTCTGTGAGGTGATATATGCACCTCCTGTAGCTACTAAGTTGATTGAGTGAGTGGGTGATGTGCAGACTGACACAACGGCTGATATGGCCGGAAACATACTGATGCTGCTCTTTAAGTGATGGACACACTGAAAGAACAGCGGATGTGATTACAGGACAAGATAGGCCTTTCTCCAAAACAGCCGACACCATGAATAAATGTTTCAGTGACAaaggtgcatgcatgtgtatggtTGTAACATCCATATACCCTTTCCTAAATCAGTGAATATTGAACCAACTcctcaaaaaaacattgactCTTACCTGGATTGGTGAAGGCTGGGGCGTGAGGGTCAACTCGGGGGGCAATGGGAGGGGAAGGCGTGGAGGATTTAGGCAACAGGATTAAGTATTCTGGGAATCTCTTCATAAAGGAAGGGCGAGGAGGGAGAGGTGGTGCTAGAATCAGAGCAAAACATGACTCTCTGGAATGAGAGTGGGGTAAATCTTACCTGTGGGGTAGCATTTAAATTCCTATTATAGACTGACTTTTCATTCATCAAAAAACTCCCCATGTCAACCAAAAAGTGTGATATGGAGAATAGCCAATTAATCAGCTATCAATGTGCCTTTgctatttcaacaaaaaataaatgacatttggCATCATATAATTAAATGCTATAGTCAATGTCATATGTCATTACTTTTAATAAAACTTAGTAATAAAAGAGCTGCCAGGGGGGCCTTCAGATGATGGAAAGTTATTGAAAGCTTCAATCACAAAACATACATACCTAAGTAATACATCTGCTAAATCAATAACACAAAGGAAACAATTAatagtatataaatataataaccTCTTCACTTTCTGTAGATGTCACACTCTCATAGTGTGTTTGCTAtgaaaggggaaaagaaaattaagtttgtttgctttgtatGGGGGTTCTGGAATATTACAGTACCATGGACACAAGAGGTCTTTGGGTCAAAAAAGATTGAGAACCACTGGAGTATTCCATACACTAACATTTAGGAAACATAAGCTCACCTGACTTTACAGGTAACGTTCTGTTAGCCACACTGAGAAGATCCACCCCACTGCCTTCTGGGATATTATATGAATACTCAGGATCTAATGGATGCTCCTCAATCTTTGGTTCTTCCTTGGGAAGGTCATAGGTCAGCCCCTGCTCTTGAGAGCTGGAATTGAGGTCTTTGAGAGCCTGTGAAGCAGGTGCTGGAGGACAAAGGTTGTCCAGCTGGGCCCTGATTGGTGGAGGTAAAAGAGCTAtatgaggaagaagagagaaactGTGTGAACAGTCTCATTGTAGTCCCATTCAGTGTCAGTTCTGAGACTGTGCTGTACGCTGTCAGGTCCTACAAAGAGTTTAGGTTACACTCACTGACTGATTATTCTGTCTCTTACCTTTTCTGAGCACTGCTGGTGATGACTGAGGTGCAAGGGGCCTCCCTGGACCCTCTGGGGCAGGGTCGCTAGCTTTAGCTTTGAGGAAGAAAGCTGAATTGTCATACACATGCAGGTTATTCCCTGTACTCTTTTGGTTTTCACCTCCTCCCATTTGTCCCAAAATTCTCTTTTCTGGGGAGGCAACTGGAGGCCTGTGAGATTTCTCAGCAGaagcaggaggtggaggaggaggtgtgcgAGGACGCAGTATtttgagaggagggaggagagctaAGAACAATAGGGTTCCAGTGTAAAACAAGAGtagcattttgaaatatgtcattAATGAACAGATAATTAGTTATGTCCTTTGAATCAACAATATAAATGGCAATGACTTCAACAAAGAAGGTAGTTAAAATagagagaacagaagagagTAGGGGAGAATTTACTGTgtagaaagaaaatgagagaaaaggaaCTTCACAGTGACTTATATAAATTcataaacaataattaaaagttaCTGGTTTAGAAAATCAACTGATAAGTGACTATATGCATTAACAATCAATGTCTCACCTGAACGCTTAAAAACATTATGGTTTGGTTTCTGGGATGATTTCTGATTGATTAGAGGAGGGATATAAACAAATCCACAAGCAAATTCCATTGGTTGAATGAAACTGTCCTGTAAAAATTGagatttgcatatttgtgtgctCAAATAATTGATATGTTTATGCACCTACACATTTACATgaaaacatatacacatacatccacacacattcatgcacgcacacgttAATAGAAAATTAATCTAAGGTTATTCATAAGTCTATGCTTGCAGTCATGTCAGTTTACTGCTCATCCTTTAATATGGAGATAAATCATGGATGATAATCCCTTATGTGTGTCCTGATTTTAAACTTCAATTTATTATCTTCACTAAATATTAAATCCTACCTCCACTGGACTGAACTTTTCTGCCTACATTCAAGATTGTGGTAGGCTACTCATTCTCTCAAGCCCTCAGATAAACCTTGGATTACATGCTATTTATAAACAGCGATTATAAATGGTTCAgggaacagaaattaaaaacattttttaaagtgatatCAAGTTCTAAGTGAAAACCTTAATTCTAAATGTTTTCTAATtgtttgatctttttttgttaattttgctTGGTATCTGCCTGCATTCCTCctgcattttacattacattacattacattacaggcatttagcagacgctattatccagagcgacttacacaacttttacatagcatttacaaaataatttctgacTGTCCATGCTTTTCTGGGCACCATTCAAAGATTCAGAGCCATATCCTGAATGGTTTttccaaaatacttttttttcattatggtaCTTTTCCAAAAAGAGCTTTTTCAAGAATTTCATGGCAACGCTTATCATTTGATGACACTTCTATGTCATGATGCTTTTATTGAATGGTGTGGTCATCTGCCAGTCAGTACAAGTAGGTTGGGGTCAGACAAGATCATTGGTTGTGCTCACATTCAGAGCAACAGTGTGTTACTGGATCACATGGCCAGCCCAAAATTCTAACAGTAAAGACAAAAGcttactttctttttcattttgaaaatgctcaACAGCTTCCACTGCATCAACTTTACTCAACTGCATTATCCATGCATTTAATTCATGCAAAACTCAGTATTGGTGTGCAGCAATCACCATGAGCAAATGCATTTCTTCCATTCCTGCTGTTCTTTGTTTACATTCATGCCCCACAGCTGTCCTGTCAAACCAGTCCTGTCATTCTGGTTCTTCCCACGCAAGTGTACCAtacattatatgcaaatgaaggACAACGGTTGGGAAAAGGAAAGAATAATGTCTATACATTGTATAGCATAACATAAAGGCATTTGTGGTACACTTCAGAAAGGCACACAGAATGCCACAAACAATGTAGACACACATAGAATAGACATTTAGTGCAACTCAATACTCACAATAATGTACTGAAAGATTCTGGAAAAGCAACAATGAATCAAATCAGAGAGGTGATCTTGGAGACAGgcagaaaataatgcagaaagAACATAATATTAAATACCATGGAGTGTAGATATATTGTGAGATGCAAGGTACAATACAAATCCAACAGAGAAGGGACACATTGGCACTTACCAGTACCTGCTCCCTGCTTGAAGAGGCAGTCTCTGAGCAGGTCACAGCTTTAGTGAGAAAGAAGCGTGTGGGATAGGAAGAGTAAAGTGACAGaaaaaagggaggggagagggaagacTATCAGGcattggaaaaatgaaaaagggagtGAAACCTCTCACATCTATCTCCATTTTTGCACCTCATAAATAGCCCTGATAATGCAGCTTAATTCCTTGGGCAGTGTGGTTCCATGGATGCCTACAgtactcactctcactctcaggtGGTCTGTTCCATTCTCAGcagtataattatttattttgtattttttggttAACATTTAATAAGCTGGTTTGAATTCTCACAACCCAAGAAACAAGTCATTGCCCAACACACTCTCTGTACACCACCATCAGCAACAGGTCAAGCGAGGACCAGTATACAGATGGACGGAGGCTCCTCTGTGGACAGGTAGAAGACAAGGCACTGAGAACTGAAGTATCAGAATCAATCTACCTAGCTAAATTACATAATCTCTGACCTGTGAAATTTGGATAGATATACTGACATGCATATTAAATCTGTAA
Protein-coding sequences here:
- the LOC135248033 gene encoding circularly permutated Ras protein 1-like isoform X1, with product MEFACGFVYIPPLINQKSSQKPNHNVFKRSALLPPLKILRPRTPPPPPPASAEKSHRPPVASPEKRILGQMGGGENQKSTGNNLHVYDNSAFFLKAKASDPAPEGPGRPLAPQSSPAVLRKALLPPPIRAQLDNLCPPAPASQALKDLNSSSQEQGLTYDLPKEEPKIEEHPLDPEYSYNIPEGSGVDLLSVANRTLPVKSAPPLPPRPSFMKRFPEYLILLPKSSTPSPPIAPRVDPHAPAFTNPASLDNQPLPGNPNVILVSLGTLVTEENVQTMQGVPSSCSQCGSALDSYYDNMVNKCYFCQPWEPGTPPSSEPNCPPMGCQDCLFLLNPDELAKLPAESLLIFCIDISGSMSITSQVTEAGKKTYKSRLQCVQQAMVQCICSLNERKPQTRVGLITFNNQVTLHGLGEVPTRVFKEAELIDSDYLKEAALSFPRPLPLSESSEHLERQIQRLTESGATALGPAALIAITMASREPGSEVVICTNGKANTEMGNLDVDDKDPHSLMSSTIFYQDLGEYAVNQGILVSVLSIEGTDCRLHELGRLADRTGGKVVIANPNKLQTELQQVLESRIVATHCSVTLLLPTTLTVKGEREQGHKAIREVGNVTADKEITFRFRASEQDTQILLSGGCVFVQLQIRYRRMDGQTVLRVLSVDRRVTQDSSQVLFSLSLSILQLNASQSCAALAVRGRYKDALSEGETQRKLMERALNHMSSPEEKQQYTQWVENMAHIYDNIQNYKGNNSGSITDTQSLTDTGAALLYGMKNGNRKSVSLKNGTKPKM
- the LOC135248033 gene encoding circularly permutated Ras protein 1-like isoform X2, giving the protein MEFACGFVYIPPLINQKSSQKPNHNVFKRSALLPPLKILRPRTPPPPPPASAEKSHRPPVASPEKRILGQMGGGENQKSTGNNLHVYDNSAFFLKAKASDPAPEGPGRPLAPQSSPAVLRKALLPPPIRAQLDNLCPPAPASQALKDLNSSSQEQGLTYDLPKEEPKIEEHPLDPEYSYNIPEGSGVDLLSVANRTLPVKSAPPLPPRPSFMKRFPEYLILLPKSSTPSPPIAPRVDPHAPAFTNPASLDNQPLPGNPNVILVSLGTLVTEENVQTMQGVPSSCSQCGSALDSYYDNMVNKCYFCQPWEPGTPPSSEPNCPPMGCQDCLFLLNPDELAKLPAESLLIFCIDISGSMSITSQVTEAGKKTYKSRLQCVQQAMVQCICSLNERKPQTRVGLITFNNQVTLHGLGEVPTRVFKEAELIDSDYLKEAALSFPRPLPLSESSEHLERQIQRLTESGATALGPAALIAITMASREPGSEVVICTNGKANTEMGNLDVDDKDPHSLMSSTIFYQDLGEILVSVLSIEGTDCRLHELGRLADRTGGKVVIANPNKLQTELQQVLESRIVATHCSVTLLLPTTLTVKGEREQGHKAIREVGNVTADKEITFRFRASEQDTQILLSGGCVFVQLQIRYRRMDGQTVLRVLSVDRRVTQDSSQVLFSLSLSILQLNASQSCAALAVRGRYKDALSEGETQRKLMERALNHMSSPEEKQQYTQWVENMAHIYDNIQNYKGNNSGSITDTQSLTDTGAALLYGMKNGNRKSVSLKNGTKPKM